One Hyla sarda isolate aHylSar1 chromosome 11, aHylSar1.hap1, whole genome shotgun sequence genomic window carries:
- the LOC130295322 gene encoding olfactory receptor 8H1-like isoform X1 translates to MNIPQSFYRFIIRKGGDPTWSCRCHIIIHFYGSAKDNPVLYSETFIMGSVNDTKNEDFILIGLSSDPKTKIALFVFFSLVYMTSITGNAVLILITQLASDLHKPMYRFICSLSLLDITFTSVTVPKMLSGLLLEHNYISRVGCFTQLYFFHFLGSAECFLLSIMGYDRYVAICHPLRYSQIIDKKTCIQLASGCWITGFFYSSVHTILTSALSFCASKEINHFLCDMPPLLKLSCTDTKINVIVILGLGGLAAGASFLLTTISYFYIISTILKIRSAEGRQKAFSTCASHLLIVLMFYGTILVMYLRPQSSYSMEHDKILSVFYNIITPMLNPMIYSLRNKEVKCALCKSFVRKNQLGKLN, encoded by the exons aaaggtggcgaccctaccTGGAGCTGCAGATGCCACAtcatcattcatttctatgggagtgccaaagaTAACCCAGTGCTGTACTCAG AAACATTCATCATGGGATCGGTCAACGACACTAAAAACGAAGACTTCATTTTGATCGGCCTATCCAGTGACCCGAAAACAAAGATTGCATTATTTGTATTCTTCTCCCTGGTTTACATGACTTCGATAACAGGAAATGCGGTATTGATCCTAATAACCCAACTTGCTAGTGATCTCCACAAACCAATGTACAGGTTCATCTGCAGTCTCTCTCTTCTGGATATTACATTTACGTCGGTGACTGTTCCCAAAATGCTGAGTGGGCTTCTCTTGGAACATAACTACATATCGCGTGTTGGATGTTTTACTCAACTCTATTTCTTTCACTTCTTGGGAAGCGCGGAATGCTTTCTCTTAAGTATTATGGGTTATGACCGATATGTGGCTATTTGCCATCCTTTACGTTACTCCCAAATCATTGACAAGAAGACCTGTATCCAATTGGCCTCCGGTTGTTGGATAACTGGGTTCTTTTACTCATCTGTTCATACAATACTCACTTCGGCTCTATCTTTTTGTGCTTCCAAGGAAATTAACCACTTCTTGTGTGACATGCCGCCCCTACTGAAACTATCCTGTACAGACACAAAAATCAATGTTATTGTTATTTTGGGTCTAGGTGGTCTTGCTGCTGGGGCCTCATTTTTATTGACCAccatttcttatttttatatCATTTCGACAATTCTGAAAATTCGTTCTGCGGAGGGTAGACAAAAAGCCTTTTCGACCTGTGCATCCCATCTTCTGATTGTGTTAATGTTTTATGGTACCATCCTGGTTATGTATCTAAGGCCCCAGTCAAGTTATTCCATGGAACACGATAAAATACTCTCCGTATTTTATAATATTATAACTCCGATGTTAAACCCAATGATATATAGCTTAAGAAATAAGGAAGTCAAGTGTGCCCTTTGTAAAAGCTTTGTAAGGAAAAACCAATTAGGTAAATTAAACTAG